A stretch of Leucobacter aridicollis DNA encodes these proteins:
- the clpS gene encoding ATP-dependent Clp protease adapter ClpS — protein MTDHAPGARQSPLDEGAVAVAPAKPWRTVVWDDPVNLMSYVSFVFRSYFGFTPERADELMLRVHSVGRAVVAEGSREAMELHVEAMHGYGLWATAEPEDQS, from the coding sequence ATGACTGACCACGCGCCCGGAGCCAGGCAGAGCCCGCTCGACGAGGGCGCGGTCGCGGTCGCCCCGGCGAAGCCGTGGCGGACGGTCGTATGGGACGACCCGGTCAATCTGATGTCCTACGTAAGTTTCGTCTTTCGCTCGTACTTCGGGTTCACGCCCGAGCGCGCCGATGAGCTCATGCTGCGCGTCCACAGCGTCGGCCGGGCAGTCGTTGCGGAGGGATCCAGGGAGGCGATGGAGCTGCACGTCGAGGCGATGCACGGCTACGGCCTGTGGGCGACAGCGGAGCCGGAGGATCAGTCATGA
- a CDS encoding DUF2017 family protein has protein sequence MRLQPGDGGVAILFAPEEAGVLKQLVTQLVMLLQSHSGTPLDPDPLFASLEIGGSDERPTDPALARLFPNAFADEDDAAQFRQVTEQGLINRKLQDAQLVMGDLDDGSGEEGGGLDADPFDDLVDDVDVDSGNPISVNITQDSFLAWARTITALRLAMAARIGLEREEDYDRLIDEDATRGTVLVYDWLAALLEAVLALSAVQSED, from the coding sequence ATGAGGCTCCAGCCTGGCGACGGCGGCGTCGCGATCCTGTTCGCGCCCGAGGAGGCAGGCGTGCTCAAGCAGCTCGTCACCCAGCTCGTGATGCTGCTGCAGAGTCACAGCGGGACGCCGCTCGATCCTGATCCGCTGTTCGCGAGCCTCGAGATCGGCGGCTCCGATGAGCGCCCAACGGACCCGGCCCTCGCGCGGCTCTTCCCCAACGCGTTCGCTGACGAGGACGACGCGGCGCAGTTCCGGCAGGTCACCGAGCAGGGACTCATCAACCGGAAGCTGCAGGACGCCCAGCTCGTCATGGGTGATCTCGACGACGGCTCCGGCGAGGAGGGCGGCGGTCTCGACGCCGACCCGTTCGACGACCTCGTGGACGACGTCGACGTCGACAGCGGCAACCCGATCTCGGTGAACATCACGCAGGACTCATTCCTCGCGTGGGCGCGGACGATCACCGCGCTGCGACTCGCGATGGCGGCGCGCATCGGGCTCGAACGCGAGGAGGACTACGACCGCCTCATCGACGAGGATGCGACGCGCGGGACCGTGCTCGTCTACGACTGGCTCGCGGCGCTGCTTGAGGCCGTGCTCGCGCTGTCCGCAGTCCAAAGCGAGGACTAA
- the dinB gene encoding DNA polymerase IV yields the protein MSAALRETASILHVDMDAFFVSVELLDRPELRGLPVAAAHDTSRSVVSSASYEARKFGVRSAMPIARARQLCPQIVFVTPVFEKYRVASRAVMGIFREFTPLVEPLSIDEAFLDVAGSVGLFGQPIEIARQIKERVFQETRLPLSVGLAGTKFVAKLASQRAKPEGILEIPPARTLEFLQPLPIKAMWGVGAATERALKTRAIHTVGDLAREPLASLRQIVGNASAERLHDLANGRDARDVETTRVEKSIGHEETFAVDVADTGELERELLRLSTRTSERLRDAGLEARTIAIKVRWDTFETVTRSRTLQEPTNATQRVYRTARELFAALAPGGRPPRPVRLIGVRAEQLIPAGSEGQALWDDDEQWRALDSAVDEVRGKFGAAGLTSARLLGGRGDVVDHRSLQDPG from the coding sequence GTGAGCGCAGCACTGAGGGAGACGGCGTCGATCTTGCACGTCGACATGGACGCGTTCTTCGTGTCCGTCGAGCTGCTCGACCGACCCGAGCTGCGCGGGTTGCCAGTCGCGGCGGCCCACGACACCTCCCGCTCCGTGGTCTCGAGCGCGAGCTACGAGGCGCGGAAGTTCGGTGTGCGCTCGGCCATGCCCATCGCCCGGGCGCGCCAGCTCTGCCCGCAGATTGTGTTCGTCACGCCGGTGTTCGAGAAGTACCGTGTCGCGTCCCGGGCGGTCATGGGGATATTCAGGGAGTTCACGCCGCTCGTCGAACCGCTCAGCATCGATGAGGCCTTCCTCGACGTCGCGGGCTCCGTCGGGCTGTTCGGGCAGCCGATCGAGATCGCCAGGCAGATCAAGGAGCGGGTCTTCCAGGAGACGCGGCTGCCACTCTCCGTTGGGCTTGCCGGCACGAAGTTCGTCGCGAAGCTCGCGTCGCAGCGCGCGAAGCCCGAGGGCATCCTCGAGATTCCGCCCGCGCGCACCCTCGAGTTCCTGCAGCCGCTGCCGATCAAGGCGATGTGGGGAGTCGGGGCGGCGACGGAGCGGGCGCTGAAGACGCGCGCAATCCACACCGTCGGCGATCTCGCGCGTGAGCCACTCGCGTCGCTCCGGCAGATCGTCGGAAACGCGAGCGCCGAGCGTCTCCATGACCTGGCGAATGGGCGCGACGCTCGCGATGTTGAGACGACGCGGGTGGAGAAGAGCATCGGGCACGAAGAGACGTTCGCGGTCGACGTCGCCGACACCGGGGAGCTGGAGCGCGAGCTGCTCCGGCTCTCGACGCGCACCTCCGAACGCCTGCGCGACGCCGGACTCGAGGCCCGCACGATCGCGATCAAGGTGCGGTGGGACACATTCGAAACGGTGACCCGCTCGCGGACGCTGCAGGAACCCACTAACGCCACGCAGCGCGTCTACCGCACCGCGCGCGAGCTGTTCGCCGCGCTCGCGCCGGGCGGCCGGCCGCCGCGGCCCGTCCGGCTCATCGGCGTGCGCGCCGAGCAGCTCATCCCGGCTGGCAGCGAGGGCCAGGCGCTCTGGGACGACGACGAGCAGTGGCGCGCGCTCGACTCCGCGGTCGACGAGGTGCGCGGCAAGTTCGGGGCGGCGGGGCTGACGTCGGCGCGGCTCCTCGGCGGCCGCGGCGACGTCGTCGATCACCGGTCGCTGCAGGACCCGGGGTAG
- a CDS encoding metallopeptidase family protein has product MLDVSRDEFEALVSDGLDTLPDEMLDELDNVIFLVEDKPEDGADTLGVYEGFSLAEREAYGFGEEPDRITLFRLNLLAHCEDHDELVKEIRVTLVHEVAHFLGLTEERIHELGWG; this is encoded by the coding sequence ATGCTCGATGTGTCACGCGATGAGTTTGAGGCGCTGGTCTCAGACGGCCTTGACACGCTTCCCGACGAGATGCTCGATGAGCTCGACAACGTCATCTTTTTGGTCGAGGACAAGCCGGAGGACGGGGCCGATACGCTCGGCGTCTACGAGGGGTTTTCGCTCGCCGAGCGCGAGGCGTACGGCTTCGGCGAGGAGCCGGATCGGATCACCCTCTTCCGGCTCAACCTTCTCGCACACTGTGAGGATCACGACGAGCTCGTCAAGGAGATCCGAGTCACGCTCGTCCACGAGGTCGCCCATTTTCTGGGGCTCACCGAGGAACGCATTCACGAGTTGGGGTGGGGATGA
- a CDS encoding PIG-L deacetylase family protein: MTTLERFDPTGIQRVLCIVAHPDDMEYGGSAAVAEWTAQGIEVSYLLLTAGEAGMRGVAPEVAGPLRAAEQRAACDVVGVTDLTILDLPDGLVEHSIETRRRIAHAIRQARPDAIFTMTWDLEAGWGLNHADHRATGLAVVDAIRDADNPWLFREQLTDGLTEWKTTWLLATAHRPDHAIEVSERALELGIASLAAHREYLEALPDHPTPHDLVTGVLTGGGEQAGLPFALPVHAYRMG; this comes from the coding sequence ATGACTACCCTGGAGCGTTTCGACCCGACCGGCATTCAGCGCGTGCTCTGCATCGTCGCGCACCCCGATGACATGGAGTACGGCGGGTCCGCTGCCGTCGCCGAATGGACGGCACAGGGCATCGAGGTCTCCTACCTCCTCCTCACCGCTGGCGAGGCGGGGATGCGAGGCGTCGCCCCCGAGGTCGCCGGGCCGCTCCGCGCGGCAGAGCAGCGAGCCGCCTGCGACGTGGTCGGCGTGACGGACCTCACGATCCTTGATCTCCCGGACGGCCTTGTCGAGCATTCGATTGAGACGCGCCGCCGCATCGCCCACGCGATCCGGCAGGCCCGCCCCGACGCGATCTTCACGATGACCTGGGACCTCGAAGCTGGCTGGGGCCTCAACCACGCCGACCACCGGGCGACCGGCCTCGCCGTCGTCGACGCGATTCGTGACGCTGACAACCCGTGGCTGTTCCGCGAGCAGCTCACCGACGGCCTCACTGAGTGGAAGACGACCTGGCTGCTCGCGACCGCGCATCGCCCCGACCACGCCATCGAGGTGTCGGAGCGGGCGCTCGAGCTCGGGATCGCGTCGCTCGCGGCCCACCGGGAGTACCTCGAGGCGCTGCCGGATCACCCGACGCCGCACGACCTCGTCACCGGCGTACTCACCGGCGGCGGCGAGCAGGCGGGGCTGCCGTTCGCGCTCCCCGTGCACGCCTACCGCATGGGATAG